The Klebsiella quasivariicola region GTGGCGTGGTTGGCTTCAATGTTCACCTTGATCTCATTTTCCAGACCAAACTGCTTCAGGAAGCCATACACCGTCGCGACATCGTAATCGTACTGATGCTTAGTGGGTTCCTGCGGTTTCGGCTCGATAAGCAGCGCGCCGCCAAAGCCAATCTTATGCTTGTGCTCCACCACCATCTGCAGGAAGCGGCCAATCTGCTCACGCTCCTGGCGCAGGTCGGTATTCAGCAGGGACTCATAACCTTCGCGGCCGCCCCACAGCACATAGTTTTCACCGCCGAGCTGGTGGGTAGCGTTCATGGCTGTCACCACCTGCGTGGCCGCCCAGGCAAACACCTCCGGATCGGGGTTGGTCGCCGCCCCGGCGCCGTAACGCGGGTGGGTAAAGCAGTTGGCAGTGCCCCACAGCAGTTTCACGCCGGTTTGCTGCTGTTTCTCCGCCAGCACCTCGGCCATGATGGCGAAATTATGCAAATACTCTTTCAGCGACGCGCCTTCTGGCGAGACGTCGACATCATGGAAGCAGTAATACGGCACGTTGAGCTTGTAGAAAAATTCAAACGCCACGTCCGCTTTGCGTTTGGCCATTTCCAGCGCATCGCCCGCGGCCTGCCAGGGACGCTCAAACGAACCGGCGCCAAACATATCCGCGCCATTCCAGCAGAAATTATGCCAATAACAGGCGGCAAAACGCAGATGATCTGCCATGCGTTTTCCCAACACGATTTCATCCGGATTATAGTGGCGAAACGCCAGCGGATTATCGGTTTTGGGTCCGGCAAAGCGAACGCGATCAACCTGGTCGAAATAGGTTTGCATGATGAACTCCGAAATTGAGAAACAGGAAAATTAACAACTGTGACACATCGTGTATTCTCATCGTCGGTTGCTCAATTACGTTATTTCACTCGGCGATTGAGAAAATGCTCAAATGTGAGCCATCTCGCAAATAAAACTATTTTAAATATCTCGCTTCGCGCGCGTATAGAGTACACTTCCTGGGGAATTCAGGTATCCATACCAAATTAAAATGCCGGTTTTGTCACATTGTCTGCCTGCCAGAAAATTAGCGGCGGAAAACGGTTAAACGCAGGTGATACAGGCCTTTGCTTCGAGGATCACAGAAGTAAAAAAACATAATTACGTAATTTAAAAACGTAATAGATTCTTCCTGGTCAACTGTGTCAGAAAGTGTTTCACCTACACAAAACAAACCGGAGTCTGCTTAGAATGAGTAAAAACATAATGCACAGTCGGCATGATGAATATCATAAATTAACCCGCGGAGAACGAATTGGTTATGGCATGGGCGACTTTGCGCAAAACCTGGTTTTCGGCACAATTGGGGGTTTTCTGGCTTTGCATATGCTGACGGTAAATTCCATCAGCACGGCAACGGCAGGCTTTATTTTTCTTTTTGTCCGCATAATTAACGTGTTTTGGGATCCGATGGTCGGAACCTATGTGGATAAACGAACCTCAAAAGCAGGGAAATATCGTCCCTGGCTGTTACGAGCCGGCGTTCCGCTGGTGATCCTGTCGGCATTATTATTCGCGCCGATCCCTGGCGTTAAAGGTTCGGTGGCTTTTGCCTTTATTATTTATCTGGCGCTGGACCTGGTTTATTCCTTAGTCAATATTCCCTATGGCTCGCTGAATGCGTCGCTGACCCGCGACCCGGAATCGATCGATAAACTGACCAGTACCCGCATGATGCTGGCCAACAGCGCCAACCTGCTGGTCTATACCCTGTTCCCGATGTTTGTGCAGATGGCGGCGCCGAAAGATCGCAGCCTGAAGGACACCGGCTTTTTCGGCCTTAAGCTGAATCTGGGCAACTATACCGATCCGTCGGCGAACTACGCCTGGTTTGGCGTGTACGCCATCTATATGATCATCGGCGCGGTGGCCCTGTTTATCTGTTATAAATTCACCAAAGAACGCGTTGTCGCGACCGCCGAGCAGACCGCCAACGTCAAAACCACCGATCTTTTCCACGAGCTCAGACATAACCGCCCGCTGGTGATCCTCGGCATGTTCTTCATGCTGGCCTTTACCTTCATGTTCTTCATGAACACCGTTAACGGCTTCTTCAACCAGTTCGTCGTCGGCCATTCCGAATGGATGGGCGCCGTAGGTCTCGTCGCGTCTATTCCCGGCATCGCCTTCCCGGTGTTCTGGCCGAAACTGAAAAAAATCTTTGGTAAAAAAGGCTTCTTCCATCTGTTCCTCGCCATGTTCATCGTCGGCGAACTGCTGACCTACGTCTGGTCCCGCGAAGGGATGCACGATGCCCTGTGGCTGGCCTACATCGCCACCTTTATTAAACAGTGGGGCTTAACCTCTGCCACCGGTTTTATGTGGGCGCTGGTACCGGAAGTTATCGCGTACGGCGAATTAAAATCGGGCAAACGCAATGCCGCCATTATCAATGCCATTATGGGACTCTTCTTCAAGATCGGCTTCACCATCGGCGGCGCGATCCCGCTGTGGCTGCTGGCGGTGTATGGATTTAATGAAAGCGGCGCCGTGCAGAGCGCCAGCGCCATCGACGGGATCATTATGACCGCCGTGTGGATCCCGATCGCGCTGGCCGCTATTTCGATGGTGATTATTCAGGTTTATCCCATCTCCGATAAACATGTTACCGACATCAACCGTCAGCTGGATGAGATCCGCGTGTAGTTAAAAAAATTATAAATCAGACCGATCCTTAACTTTCCATTTTAAAAGGTGTAATGAAATGTCACTTATTCAAAACCCGATATTACGCGGCTTCAATGCCGACCCCAGTATTATTCGCGTCGAGGATACGTACTATATTGCCAACTCGACGTTTGAGTGGTTTCCGGGCGTGCGTTTACATGAGTCGAAGGACCTGAAAAACTGGAACCTGCTGCCTTCGCCGCTCTCCACCACCACCCTGCTGGACATGAAGGGCAACCCCTCCTCCGGCGGCATTTGGGCGCCGGCGCTCTCCTGGGCCGACGGACAATTCTGGTTGGTGTATACCGATGTGAAGGTCACCGAAGGCGCCTTTAAAGACATGACCAACTACCTGACCACGGCGAAGGATATTCGGGGCCCGTGGAGCGACCCGATCAAGCTGAACGGCGTCGGGTTTGACGCCTCGCTGTTCCATGACGACGATGGCCGGAAATATATCGTCCAGCAAACCTGGGATCACCGGGAGTACCATCACCCCTTCGATGGCATTACCTTAACGGAGCTGGATACCAAAACACTGAAGTTAATGCCGGAAACCGCGCGCACCATCTACCGCGGCACCGCCGTGGCGCTGGTCGAGGGGCCGCACCTCTATAAACTGAACGGCTACTACTATCTGTTTGCCGCCCAGGGCGGCACCGTGTTTACCCACCAGGAGGTGGTGGCGCGGTCGAAAACCCTCGAGGCCGACAGCTTCGAAACCGAGCCGGGCGACGTGTTCTTAACCAACGTCGACACCCCGGATAGCTACATCCAGAAACAGGGTCATGGCGCACTGGTCTCCACCCCGGAAGGCGAATGGTATTACGCCTCGCTCTGCGCCCGGCCGTGGAATCGCCCGGGGGAATCCATCTACGATCCCCGCGGCTGGTCAACCCTAGGCCGGGAAACCGCGATCCAGAAAGTATACTGGGACGACGAAGGCTGGCCGCGTATTGAAGGCGGTCACGGCGGGAAAACCTTCGTCGAAGGGCCGAAAGACGCCATCTTCACCGAAAGCGCCAGCGATAACAGCCAGCAGGATGACTTTACCTCGCCAGCGCTCGACCCGAACTGGAATACCCTGCGGGTGCCGTTTACGGCCAAAATGGGCACCACCGGCGACGGCAAATTAACCTTAATCGGCCAGGGTTCGTTAGCCAATACGCATGACCTGTCGCTGATTGCCCGCCGCTGGCAGGCCTTCTATTTTGATGCCGCGGTGAAGGTGAAATTCGAGCCCTTCAGCTACCAACAGATGGCCGGGTTAACGAATTACTATAACGACCGCCACTGGAGCTTCGTCTTCCTGACCTGGAATGAAATTAACGGCAAGGTCATCGAAGTTGGCGAAAATAATCGCGGGAAATACACGTCGTACCTGAAGGATAACGCCATCAAGGTGCCGGACGGCGTGGAATACGTCTGGTTCCGGACCAAAGTCCGCAAGCAGACCTACAGCTATGAATACAGCTTCGATGGCGTGACGTTCACCGAGATCCCGGTTCAACTCGATGCCGCGGTACTGTCCGATGACTATGTGTTGCAGAGCTACGGCGGGTTCTTTACCGGGGCGTTCGTCGGCCTGGCGGCGGTAGACTACGCCGGGTACGGCACCCAGGCTGAGTTTTATCAGTTCAAGTATCAGGAGCTGGGCGATAGGTTAGCGGCCGATGGCAGTTACAGCTGGGAGGCTGGCGAGACGCGGGATAAGTAAGGGAGTGTGAGCCCACGCTACCGGTAAGGTAGCGTGGGTTTTGTGGAATGCGGGAACGCAAAGGTTATGTCCTCCCGATTTTTTCAGGCTTGCGTCGCAGGCGGCGAACGCGGTCTCCACTCCCACAGCAAGATCCGTCGTAATACTTAAAAAGCGATCCACCTGGAATCGCCGCATCTGGTGGGTTGATCGGCAAGGATTTTGCGAGCATCATCGCATTTATTTAGCTGCCACTGTAACGCTATGCCCTCCAGCACGACCCTGCAACACGCGATCGAGAACATCACTATCTGGCGCAAAGGCGAACAGCGTGCGCCGCATAAGCCACTGTTGCTGCTGTACGTCCTCTCACAGTACCAGCGCGGCCATGCGCGGATGTTCGACTACGCCTCGGAGATACGCGATGAGCTGCATAGCCTGCTGGAACGCTTTGGCCCGCAGCGCCGCCAGTACCGGCCGGATATGCCCTTCTGGCGCCTGAAAGGCGACGGCTTCTGGGAGCTGCACAACAGCGACCAGTGTTCAACCCAGGGCAGCAGACAGCCGCCCGGCAAAGAGCTGGAGCTCTGCCACGTCGCCGGCGGCTTCGATGAGCCGCATTTTGCGTTACTCAACAAAAATAAGAGGCTGATCAATACCCTCGCCCATCAGATCCTCGAGGCGCATTTCCCGGAGAGTATTCAGGAAGAACTGGCTGAAGAGATGGGATTTGATCTGCAGCAGATCCGTAAAGAGCGCGACCCGCATTTTCGCCAGCAGGTGCTGCGCGCCTATAACTATGAGTGCGCTATCTGCGGCTTCAATATGCGCCATGATAATACCTCCGTCGCCCTGGAAGCGGCTCATATCAAATGGAAGCAGCACGGCGGCCCCTGCGAAATCCCTAAGGAAGGTGCGAACAAGTTCCTGATATGAGATCATCATATTCATCCGGAGCGCATCCCAGAGGGACATCATGAGCCATCAACTCACCTTCGCCGATAGTGAATTCAGCACTAAGCGCCGTCAGACCCGAAAAGAGATTTTCCTCTCCCGCATGGAGCAGATTCTGCCATGGCAGAATATGACCGCTGTCATCGAGCCGTTTTATCCCAAGGCGGGCAATGGCCGACGGCCCTATCCGCTGGAGACCATGCTGCGTATTCACTGCATGCAGCATTGGTACAACCTGAGCGACGGTGCCATGGAAGATGCCCTGTACGAAATCGCCTCCATGCGCCTGTTTGCCCGATTATCCCTGGATAGCGCCCTGCCGGATCGCACCACCATCATGAATTTCCGCCACCTGCTCGAGCAGCATCAACTGGCCCGTCAATTGTTCAAGACCATCAATCGCTGGCTGGCCGAAGCAGGCGTCATGATGACCCAAGGCACTTTGGTGGATGCCACCATCATTGAGGCACCCAGCTCTACCAAGAACAAAGAGCAGCAACGCGATCCGGAGATGCATCAGACCAAGAAAGGCAATCAGTGGCACTTTGGCATGAAGGCCCACATTGGTGTCGATGCCAAGAGTGGCCTGACCCACAGCCTGGTCACCACCGCGGCCAACGAGCATGACCTCAATCAGCTGGGTAATCTGCTTCATGGAGAGGAGCAATTTGTCTCAGCCGATGCCGGCTACCAAGGAGCGCCACAGCGCGAGGAGCTGGCCGAGGTGGATGTGGACTGGCTGATCGCCGAGCGTCCCGGCAAGGTAAAAACCTTGAAGCAGCATCCGCGCAAGAACAAAACGGCCATCAACATCGAATACATGAAAGCCAGCATCCGTGCCAGGGTGGAGCACCCGTTTCGCATCATCAAGCGGCAGTTCGGCTTCGTGAAAGCCAGATACAGGGGGCTGCTGAAAAACGATAACCAACTGGCGATGTTATTCACCCTGGCCAACCTGTTTCGGGTGGACCAAATGATACGTCAGTGGGAGAGATCTCAGTAAAAACCGGAAATAACGCCAGAAATGGTGGAAAAAATAGCCTAAATAGGCTGATTCGATGTGTTTGCGGGAAAAAAATCGGCCCAGATCCGCGAAATTTTAATCAGCGAGTCAGCTTGGGAAGAAATGACCTGCTTATTCGCACCTTCCCTAACGGCCTGGCGCTCTGCGCAATTCACCATAAGGCTTTTGATAAAGGCTCCATTGGTCTGGATGAGGATATGCGCATCCAGGTTTCGCCAGCGGTGAACGGCGGGGGCATCGTTGGCAGGCTGTTCTGGGATTTTGATGGTAAGCCGATTACCTTGCCGCAGGGGAAGGAATGCTATCCGCAAGAAGGGTTTGTGGCGTGGCACCGGCGTGAGGTGTTCAGGGGATGAGGGGGGGATGGTGTGTGGCAATGAGCGGGATTAGTGTTTGCTTAGCTTTGCATCCCTCAGCCTGTTGTCAACCTTCTAAACAGGCATCAAACACGCCGGGGAAACATAAAGGGGATCAAACGCCCCGCAGAATTAGGCTGAAGGACGCTCGTTCCATGCATCACTGAACTGAATATTCCCGTCGTGGATCCTCCAGGTGATTTTCTCATATTGCAGGCTAACGCTTTCAACATGGTTAATTTTGTCATTCGAGGAAAGTTTGCAATTAGGTACACCACAGTTAACCCCGGTTATTCTGACCTGCTCCATAAGTACAGAATAATAGGCCACTTCCTGCCCTGCGTGGTTGATATGGTAAAACTTGATTTCTGCACTTTGTAGCGCCTGCCCCGTTGCGGCGGCCTTGTAAAGGTATGGGGTCGAACTATCCACTTCTTTTTCAATCATCATTGACGAATGCTGACGCGTGCCCGTAACTTTCCCATTAGCACTGTCCACAGGCAGATTAACACCATGACTCAATCCGATGATTTCGATACTTCCCTCTCGATCCTGAACATCAACTGACCCTTTAATATCTGCGCCACCATCGTCTTTAAGCCACATATACGGAGGAATTGGCATCTCATTTGCTCCTTATCGTTGAAATGAACTGCAATGTCATAATGTAAAGTACAGTTGAAAGGAATATCACTATTATCAGCGATATATAAAAGAAAGTGTCATACATCGTATCGGCATTCACACTCCCGAATAAGAAGTGGCAAACATCCCTTGCGATATCATAATCGAGATAGATTTCCGGCCTTGGAAGTGCACGTCCCAGAACCAAAAACAGCAATATAAAATAAATAATCTTACTTATTTTACGGGCAAGAGATGTTAGAGCCACTGGCAACAACCTCCACCCAACCACGAGCCATAAGGGAACGCATGCAGGGAACCTGAACCAGTGATGTATTCATGAGCGCATTCCGGATCATGGAAAAATCAGAATTATGGGCGATAGTAATACAACCCTCGGAAACCGTACCCGGATGCAAACGGAAGTTACCACGTTTCACACCTTCGACCCACGTCTCATCGTCGATTCCGTGGTCATCACGCCATAATGCAAACCAATCGCTTTTACCAAATTCACGATAACCTATAATCTTATTGACCGTATCCTTAATTTCTCGTCCCTTTTGAGAAAACCAGTTTCCTTCATTGCGGTCAACAATCCAGTATTTTCCCAAGGGCAGCGGACCATCTTTTACTACTGCGCTGCATGCAGCTTTATTGCGATATACACCTCGCCCTGAATGCGCCATAAAAACACCGACACCGTACAAATTGAAAGGTGCATAATCAGCACCATTTAATATCAATTTTCCCTGTAGAGCCATGATATACCATCGTTCCTTAATTATTTTAGATATGGTAGTGGTTGGTTTAGAAAGGTTCCAGAGTTAGGCTATGATTTTCAGATAATATTAATTTTATTAGGGGTTGGGTTAAAGCATTAGGTAGTATGTAGTGGCTGTGTTTGTTGTTATATCAGAGATAATTGGCAATCATCTTATAAATGAACAAGCATTTCACTAAATTCTTTTGGTGGTGTTTTTTTCGCAATAAACAAGTACCAAGCAATCGTTGTTGGCGAGGATCCTCTGAATACTTTCGGGGGAGCGATCGGTCCGGATCTGCTGGGCCAGTTAGTCGATCATCTCCGAAGGCGCTAGCAGCTGCCGGTAAGCCGCTTCATCAAAGCCGCCTGCTACCTGGTTATCAATCAGCTCTTTTTTTGTCGGCTGGGTGTTGCCTTTACGGTGTTTACAACCTTCGGCGTTGGCGATTTCACAGAAGCCGTCAGTTCTGAGCCGTCAGAAAGGCATATTGGGATAGTCAGTGCGTCGCTTGGGGCCAAACTCTTTCAGCAGGTGGGTAAGCGGTTCGTGGATCTCAAGGCCGTAGTTAAACAGGCGCGGGTGGCCAGCTTTGTACTGCGACAACACATCCAGCAGCAGCAACGGCTTATGCGGCGCGCATACGTCACCCTGACGCCACACAGAGACGTGCCGATTGCAGTGATTCGAGAGATCTCATAGGAATGAACCAGGTAACAGGCTGATGTTATTGCGATCATGCTCGCAAAAGCGGTGAAATTCAATTGTTGCTCGTCACGTTGATGAGAGAGAAATCGATGCTTTAAGTCTGTAACTCTGAAAGGTAAACTGGGCCCATTCACAGGAATTGTAAATCACGCATCGCTTAAAAGCTGATACACAAGGCCGTGCGTACAAACGCAGGAAGGCATATGACCAGTCGTCCCCAGATGATAATCAACGTGTTACAGGCGAATCCCGGCCAGCAGTTCACTGCCCGCCAACTGGCGCAGAAAATCATCGATCACTACAGTACAGAACTGGCTGAGAAACGTAAAAATCCACGTTTTGCTAGCGATGAGGCTTTTTTAAGTCAAATTACCGCTGAAGTTGGTGGCAGTCGGACAGTTAAAGCGAAAGCTATGTGTCCGCAGGTGATGACGCGTGATAAGCCAAGACCACGATTGTTTTATTGGGGGGAATCTGTGGTTGAACAGGCGGATCCTAATGTAGCCCCCGAACCAACGGTTGAAACAGTTAGCTTTACCGAGCATTCGTTGTATCCGCTCCTGATTGATTACCTTTCACAGGAAGAGGGGTTATTGTGCCGTCGTATTGACGAAAAGCGTTCCAGTAACAACAAAGGGTTGGGTGGCAACCATTGGCTTTATCCTGATATTGTCGCATTAGAGCCTCTTGATAAAGAGTGGGATGATGTGGTTCAAAACTGCGTTCGACATAGCGTAGGGCGTTTGACACGGCTATGGTCTTTTGAGGTGAAAAAACAGCTAAACCGTAGCAATGTGCGTGAATGTTTCTTCCAGGCAGTCAGCAATTCCAGTTGGGCGCATTTCGGCTATCTGGTGGCGACTGAAATTAACGAAGATAAGCAGCGTAGCGTGGAGCGTGAACTTCAGATGCTCTGTGCGCTGCACGGTATTGGAGTGATCCTCCTGGATCCACATGATTTATCTAATAGCCAGACATTGATCCCAGCGCGTGAACGTACCAGCGTGGACTGGCAGTCAGTGAACCGTCTGGTGGAAGAGAATCGGGATTTTAAAGATTTTATTGAACTGGTGGGGGAATACCATCAGACTGGGAAAATTCATAAAACCCTATGGAATAAATAGCCACTGTCAGCTCAGGTCTGAGCTAATACAGCTAATATATAAGAATGGCAAGTCCCTTAAAGAACTTGCCATTCTGTTCAACTAACAACTTTGCATCATGAGTTGAAGC contains the following coding sequences:
- a CDS encoding IS5-like element ISKpn26 family transposase; its protein translation is MSHQLTFADSEFSTKRRQTRKEIFLSRMEQILPWQNMTAVIEPFYPKAGNGRRPYPLETMLRIHCMQHWYNLSDGAMEDALYEIASMRLFARLSLDSALPDRTTIMNFRHLLEQHQLARQLFKTINRWLAEAGVMMTQGTLVDATIIEAPSSTKNKEQQRDPEMHQTKKGNQWHFGMKAHIGVDAKSGLTHSLVTTAANEHDLNQLGNLLHGEEQFVSADAGYQGAPQREELAEVDVDWLIAERPGKVKTLKQHPRKNKTAINIEYMKASIRARVEHPFRIIKRQFGFVKARYRGLLKNDNQLAMLFTLANLFRVDQMIRQWERSQ
- the xylA gene encoding xylose isomerase → MQTYFDQVDRVRFAGPKTDNPLAFRHYNPDEIVLGKRMADHLRFAACYWHNFCWNGADMFGAGSFERPWQAAGDALEMAKRKADVAFEFFYKLNVPYYCFHDVDVSPEGASLKEYLHNFAIMAEVLAEKQQQTGVKLLWGTANCFTHPRYGAGAATNPDPEVFAWAATQVVTAMNATHQLGGENYVLWGGREGYESLLNTDLRQEREQIGRFLQMVVEHKHKIGFGGALLIEPKPQEPTKHQYDYDVATVYGFLKQFGLENEIKVNIEANHATLAGHSFHHEIASAIALGIFGSVDANRGDAQLGWDTDQFPNSVEENTLVMYEILKAGGFTTGGLNFDAKVRRQSTDKYDMFYGHIGAMDVMALSLKLAARMIEDGKLEQGLAKRYAGWQGELGQKIMSGQMSLDNISRYAEQHNLNPQPHSGRQELLENLVNTYIFG
- a CDS encoding MFS transporter, encoding MHSRHDEYHKLTRGERIGYGMGDFAQNLVFGTIGGFLALHMLTVNSISTATAGFIFLFVRIINVFWDPMVGTYVDKRTSKAGKYRPWLLRAGVPLVILSALLFAPIPGVKGSVAFAFIIYLALDLVYSLVNIPYGSLNASLTRDPESIDKLTSTRMMLANSANLLVYTLFPMFVQMAAPKDRSLKDTGFFGLKLNLGNYTDPSANYAWFGVYAIYMIIGAVALFICYKFTKERVVATAEQTANVKTTDLFHELRHNRPLVILGMFFMLAFTFMFFMNTVNGFFNQFVVGHSEWMGAVGLVASIPGIAFPVFWPKLKKIFGKKGFFHLFLAMFIVGELLTYVWSREGMHDALWLAYIATFIKQWGLTSATGFMWALVPEVIAYGELKSGKRNAAIINAIMGLFFKIGFTIGGAIPLWLLAVYGFNESGAVQSASAIDGIIMTAVWIPIALAAISMVIIQVYPISDKHVTDINRQLDEIRV
- a CDS encoding COG2958 family protein, coding for MTSRPQMIINVLQANPGQQFTARQLAQKIIDHYSTELAEKRKNPRFASDEAFLSQITAEVGGSRTVKAKAMCPQVMTRDKPRPRLFYWGESVVEQADPNVAPEPTVETVSFTEHSLYPLLIDYLSQEEGLLCRRIDEKRSSNNKGLGGNHWLYPDIVALEPLDKEWDDVVQNCVRHSVGRLTRLWSFEVKKQLNRSNVRECFFQAVSNSSWAHFGYLVATEINEDKQRSVERELQMLCALHGIGVILLDPHDLSNSQTLIPARERTSVDWQSVNRLVEENRDFKDFIELVGEYHQTGKIHKTLWNK
- a CDS encoding glycoside hydrolase family 43 protein, translating into MSLIQNPILRGFNADPSIIRVEDTYYIANSTFEWFPGVRLHESKDLKNWNLLPSPLSTTTLLDMKGNPSSGGIWAPALSWADGQFWLVYTDVKVTEGAFKDMTNYLTTAKDIRGPWSDPIKLNGVGFDASLFHDDDGRKYIVQQTWDHREYHHPFDGITLTELDTKTLKLMPETARTIYRGTAVALVEGPHLYKLNGYYYLFAAQGGTVFTHQEVVARSKTLEADSFETEPGDVFLTNVDTPDSYIQKQGHGALVSTPEGEWYYASLCARPWNRPGESIYDPRGWSTLGRETAIQKVYWDDEGWPRIEGGHGGKTFVEGPKDAIFTESASDNSQQDDFTSPALDPNWNTLRVPFTAKMGTTGDGKLTLIGQGSLANTHDLSLIARRWQAFYFDAAVKVKFEPFSYQQMAGLTNYYNDRHWSFVFLTWNEINGKVIEVGENNRGKYTSYLKDNAIKVPDGVEYVWFRTKVRKQTYSYEYSFDGVTFTEIPVQLDAAVLSDDYVLQSYGGFFTGAFVGLAAVDYAGYGTQAEFYQFKYQELGDRLAADGSYSWEAGETRDK
- a CDS encoding DUF2778 domain-containing protein translates to MALQGKLILNGADYAPFNLYGVGVFMAHSGRGVYRNKAACSAVVKDGPLPLGKYWIVDRNEGNWFSQKGREIKDTVNKIIGYREFGKSDWFALWRDDHGIDDETWVEGVKRGNFRLHPGTVSEGCITIAHNSDFSMIRNALMNTSLVQVPCMRSLMARGWVEVVASGSNISCP
- a CDS encoding Hcp family type VI secretion system effector; translated protein: MPIPPYMWLKDDGGADIKGSVDVQDREGSIEIIGLSHGVNLPVDSANGKVTGTRQHSSMMIEKEVDSSTPYLYKAAATGQALQSAEIKFYHINHAGQEVAYYSVLMEQVRITGVNCGVPNCKLSSNDKINHVESVSLQYEKITWRIHDGNIQFSDAWNERPSA